The nucleotide sequence CCACGGGGAGCCCGTCGACCACCTCGGGCCCGGTCCAGCCCTTGGGCGTACGGAGCACGATCACCGGCCAGCGCGGCCGCTCGGTGATGCCCTCCTCGCGGGCGGTGTGCTGGAGCAGGGCGATCCGGTCCAGGGCCTCGTCCAGTGCGTGCGCCATGGCCCGGTGCACGGCGAGCGGTTCGTCCCCGGCGACGTGGATCGGCTCATGGCCGTACCCCCGCAGCAGCTCGTCGAGTTCGGGCCGGGGCAGCCGGGCGAGCACCGTGGGATTGGCGATCTTGTACCCGTTGAGGTGGAGGATCGGCAGTACGGCGCCGTCGTGGACGGGGTCCAGGAACTTGTTCGCGTGCCAGGAGCCGGCCAGCGGACCGGTCTCGGCCTCTCCGTCGCCGATGACGCAGGCGACCAGCAGTCCGGGGTTGTCCAGTGCGGCCCCGTAGGCGTGGGCCAGGGAGTAGCCGAGCTCACCGCCCTCGTGGATCGAGCCGGGGGTCTCGGGGGCGACATGGCTGGGCACCCCGCCGGGGAAGGAGAACTGCCGGAAGAGCCGGGCCATGCCCGCCGCGTCCCGGCTGACGTCCGGATAGATCTCGGAGTAGCTGCCGTCCAGCCAGGAGCCGGCGAGCACCGCGGCGCCGCCGTGGCCGGGGCCCCAGACGCAGATGGCGTCCAGGTCGCGGTCCTTGATGACGCGGTTCAGGTGGGTGTGGACGAGGTTGAGGCCGGGTGAGGTGCCCCAGTGGCCCAGCAGCCGGGGCTTGATGTGGTCCGGGCGCAGCGGCTCGGTCAGCAGGGGGTTGGCCAGCAGATAGATCTGGCCCGCCGCGAGGTAGTTGGCGGCGCGCCAGTGGGCGTCCAGGGCGCGGATCCGGTCGTCGCCGAGCCCGCTGTCCGGCGAGCCCGTCGAGCTGTCCGGCGAGCCCGTCGTGGTCGGTACGTCTGGCATGGCCCTCTCTCCCTCGTGGTGTCCGGTGATGTGCCCTCGTGGTGTCCGGTTTGCTTTGCCTGACGGTCGCGTCGCCTGCCCGCCGGGCGCGCCACCGGTCGGCCGTTCAGACCCGCTCCGGCACGATCACCACCGGGCAGGGCGCGTGGTGCAGTGCCGCGTGGGCGATGCGGCCGAGCTCCAGTCCCACAGCGTGACCGTGGCCGCGGCGGGCGCCGAGGACCAGCAGATCGGCGGTGGCCGCCGCGTGGAGGAGCGCCTTGCGGGCCGTTCCCTCGACCGTCTCGCGGTGGACGGTGACCTCGGGGTGGTCCCGTCCGGGAGTCCGCAGGGCGTGATCCAGCGTCCGCTCCGCCCGTGCCCAGTGGGCACGTACCGGGTCCCCCTCCAGCAGCAGATCATCCGTCACCTCACCGGCCGGGGCGCGCCAGGCGCGTACGGCCTCCAGCGTGCGGCCGCTCACCTCGGCCTCGCGGAAAGCGAACCGGGTCGCGGCCGAGGGGCCGACCGTCTCGCCCACGCCGAGCACGATCCGGCCGAAGGCGCCGCGCCGGTTGGGCTCGCCGCCGCGTACGACGGTCACCGGGCACGAGGCGCGGGCGGCGACCGCGAGGCTCACCGAGCCGAGGAGCAGCGCGGCGAGTTCGCCGCGCCCGCGGGAGCCGGTGACCAGGCCCGAGGCGTCGCGGCCGGCGCGCAGCAGCGCGGCGACCGGGTCCTCCGGCAGGACCTCGGCGCAGACCTTCACCTTGGGGCCGCGTCGGCGGGCGCGCTCCGCAGCGGAGGCGGCGATCTCCTCGTCCCTGATCAGCTCCCAGGGGCGCGCCGGGTCGGCGGCGGGGGCGATGCCCTCGTACCGCTCCCACAGCGAAGCATGGATCAGCCGCAGCGGCACCCCGTGCCGGGCCGCCGCGTCCACCGCCCAGTCCACCGCCTGAAGGCTGTGGTGCGAGCCGTCGACGCCCACGACGAGGGGGAGGTCCACCGTTTCCACCACCTTCCGCGCGGCGGCCGCACTGTGCCGACGCCTTTTCACCCTCGCTGCCATGCGGGATCCGGCGCGAGGGGCACTTCGGCCCCACCGGGGGTCGTTCGGCCCAGGGCGCCCATGCGGGCCGAACGGTCCGCATCGGACCCCGGGCAGCCCAAGAGGGCGGGCGGGTCGCCGTCCGAAGCTGGGACCGGACCGGGGAGGCACCGATGAAGCACCGCAAGATCGGCAACGTGATGACCGACGACGTCGTCCGGGTGAGCTCCATGACCTCGTTCGACGAGGTCGGTGCGCTGCTCTCGCGGCACCGCTTCAACGGGCTGCCCGTGGTGGACGACGACGACAAGGTGGTCGGCATGATCACTGGGACCGATCTCAGCGAACCCGCCCCGACGGCCGGGCAACTGATGTCGCGGCCCGCGGTCACCGTGCGCCCCCAGGACAGCATCGTGGACGCGGCCCGCGCGATGGAACACCATCGCGTCGAGCGGCTCCCTGTCGTCGACGAGGAGGACCGGCTGATCGGCATCGTCACCCGCCGGGATCTGCTGCGGGTCTTCCTCCGCCCGGACGACGAGATTCGCGCCGAGGTGATCGACGAGGTGCTGGTCCGCTCGCTGTGGCTCGGCCCGCAGTCCGTCGCGGTCACCGTGACCGACGGGATCGTACGGCTGGAGGGCCGGCTGGACCGGCACAGCGAGATCCCCATCGCGGTCCGGATGGCCGGACAGGTGGACGGCGTGGTGGCCGTGGTCGACCGGCTCACCTACCTGATCGACGACTCCGCCGGCCGGGGAGGTGCGCGGCGATGACCCACCCGGCCAAGCCGGTACGGGACGGCCGGGTCGTGGTGGGACTGGACGGCTCGGACAGCGCCTGGGCCGCGCTGGACGGTGCGGTCGCCGAGGCACGGCGCCGTCACACCACGCTGGAGATCGTGCACGCCTGGCCGTGGGCGCGGACCGACCCGCTCGCCTTCGACCCGGACAGCGAACCCCGGCGGCCCGCGGTGGAGATCGCCAGGACCGTGCTGCGGCTGGCCGTGTCGCGGGCCCAGGAGCAGGATCCCGAGCTGCGGATCGTGCCCACCCTCACGGCGCAGGACGCGGTGCCCGAGCTGCTGCGGATCGGCGGGGACGCCGCGCTGATCGTCATCGGCACCCGGGGGCTGGGCGGTTTCACCGGACTGCTGCTCGGCTCGGTCGGGCTCCGGCTGGCCGCCCACACCCGGCGCCCGCTGCTGGTGGTACGGGGCGAGCCGACGACGAC is from Streptomyces hygroscopicus and encodes:
- a CDS encoding universal stress protein; this encodes MAARVKRRRHSAAAARKVVETVDLPLVVGVDGSHHSLQAVDWAVDAAARHGVPLRLIHASLWERYEGIAPAADPARPWELIRDEEIAASAAERARRRGPKVKVCAEVLPEDPVAALLRAGRDASGLVTGSRGRGELAALLLGSVSLAVAARASCPVTVVRGGEPNRRGAFGRIVLGVGETVGPSAATRFAFREAEVSGRTLEAVRAWRAPAGEVTDDLLLEGDPVRAHWARAERTLDHALRTPGRDHPEVTVHRETVEGTARKALLHAAATADLLVLGARRGHGHAVGLELGRIAHAALHHAPCPVVIVPERV
- a CDS encoding universal stress protein UspA produces the protein MTHPAKPVRDGRVVVGLDGSDSAWAALDGAVAEARRRHTTLEIVHAWPWARTDPLAFDPDSEPRRPAVEIARTVLRLAVSRAQEQDPELRIVPTLTAQDAVPELLRIGGDAALIVIGTRGLGGFTGLLLGSVGLRLAAHTRRPLLVVRGEPTTTYGPESHGKVLVGVESGADAAAARFAFEDAKRRRARLRVLYAWPRPRVFAGDHALPAREVVALRAEREQTVAYGMVAGLREEFGQIRVREHTTHTAPAHALVEASRAADVLILAVHRRTPRLGMQLGPVTHAALHHAHCPVVLVPVE
- a CDS encoding CBS domain containing membrane protein, with the translated sequence MKHRKIGNVMTDDVVRVSSMTSFDEVGALLSRHRFNGLPVVDDDDKVVGMITGTDLSEPAPTAGQLMSRPAVTVRPQDSIVDAARAMEHHRVERLPVVDEEDRLIGIVTRRDLLRVFLRPDDEIRAEVIDEVLVRSLWLGPQSVAVTVTDGIVRLEGRLDRHSEIPIAVRMAGQVDGVVAVVDRLTYLIDDSAGRGGARR